Proteins from a single region of Salvelinus sp. IW2-2015 linkage group LG4p, ASM291031v2, whole genome shotgun sequence:
- the LOC139023795 gene encoding interleukin-12 subunit alpha-like, translated as MGTPVRTPRSLDSEKCGQCADLSRELVKNVRKLLDNENLFRGLNCSEQRVEVNSKTQTVLACEPNTDMNTRCSGQRNTTFSESECLRNIRIDLEHYAASLQAYKQADLSSTAQDTQNLLNICPSTQWVSSSQVADPKLTSGDPVDQRVHLCKVLKGFHLRVITISRAMGYISAGDHRK; from the exons ATGGGAACCCCAGTGCGCACGCCGCGGAGTTTAGACTCTGAGAAATGCGGGCAGTGCGCTGACCTCTCCAGAGAGCTCGTCAAAAATGTTAGAAAGCTCCTGGACAAC GAAAACCTGTTTCGGGGTTTAAACTGCTCGGAGCAGCGCGTGGAGGTGAACAGTAAgacccagacagtcctagcctGCGAACCCAACACGGACATG AACACAAGATGCTCTGGTCAACGGAACACCACATTCAGTGAG AGTGAGTGTCTGAGGAACATCCGAATAGACCTAGAACATTATGCTGCCTCACTACAGGCGTACAAACAGGCCGACCTCAGCTCCACTGCCCAGGACACCCAGAACCTACTAAATATTTGTCCATCCACACAATGGGTGTCTTCCTCACAG GTTGCAGACCCTAAGCTGACTAGTGGTGACCCTGTGGACCAGAGGGTCCATCTGTGTAAGGTACTGAAGGGCTTCCACCTCCGGGTCATCACCATCAGCAGAGCCATGGGCTACATCTCTGCTGGGGACCACAGGAAGTAA